One region of Quercus lobata isolate SW786 chromosome 2, ValleyOak3.0 Primary Assembly, whole genome shotgun sequence genomic DNA includes:
- the LOC115971013 gene encoding U-box domain-containing protein 3-like, which yields MEEMVVGNLFNGERDAQIQAARELSKLSSKQRHKLAERGVMSPLIVMLHSQDYEAIEAALFALLSLAFGSERNKIRIVKSGAIPVLLNLLQCQNEALIELTLAAMLILSSCTANKLKIASSGTIQHLVEFLNGDYSGDNSMNSISMQAKLDSIATLHNLSTCQQIIPSIASSGLLYSLLQLIHNSEKSSELVEKTIGLLENIVSFSENALCETASADGVIHALVETIEDGSPQCKEHAVGILLLICQSSRERYRGLILREGVMPGLLQLSVDGTRRAKNVSRELLLLLRDCSRYGSRNKQSKHELVEQIMQEIDAGDNIEGSTLRLVEEMIAKLST from the exons ATGGAAGAAATGGTGGTAGGAAACCTTTTTAATGGTGAGAGAGATGCACAGATTCAAGCGGCTAGAGAACTCAGTAAACTCAGTAGTAAGCAGAGGCACAAGTTGGCTGAAAGAGGTGTCATGTCACCTTTAATTGTGATGCTTCACTCACAAGATTATGAGGCCATTGAAGCTGCTCTGTTTGCTCTGCTCAGCCTTGCCTTTGGCAGTGAACG AAACAAGATCCGCATTGTGAAATCTGGGGCTATACCAGTTTTGCTGAACCTCCTTCAATGCCAAAACGAAGCACTGATTGAGCTCACTTTAGCAGCTATGTTGATCCTCTCTTCCTGCACAGCAAACAAGCTAAAAATCGCGTCTTCTGGCACCATACAACACTTGGTAGAGTTTCTCAATGGAGATTATAGTGGTGATAACAGCATGAATAGCATTAGCATGCAAGCCAAGCTTGACAGCATAGCGACTCTCCACAATCTCTCAACTTGTCAACAGATTATTCCATCAATTGCCTCTTCTGGTTTACTATATTCCTTGCTTCAGTTAATCCACAACTCGGAAAAGTCATCTGAATTGGTTGAAAAGACAATAGGGCTGCTTGAGAATATTGTTTCCTTCTCAGAGAATGCACTTTGTGAAACTGCTAGCGCAGATGGTGTAATTCACGCATTGGTTGAAACTATTGAGGATGGTTCCCCACAATGCAAAGAGCATGCAGTGGGAATCCTCCTGCTTATATGTCAAAGCAGCAGAGAAAGATATAGAGGATTGATTTTAAGGGAAGGAGTGATGCCAGGGCTACTTCAGTTGAGCGTAGATGGGACAAGGAGGGCTAAAAATGTGTCTAGAGAATTGCTGTTGCTTCTAAGGGATTGCTCAAGATATGGTTCaagaaacaaacaatcaaaacatGAGCTTGTAGAGCAGATTATGCAAGAAATTGATGCAGGAGATAACATCGAGGGTTCGACACTAAGGCTGGTAGAGGAGATGATTGCAAAGCTTAGTACATGA
- the LOC115970512 gene encoding U-box domain-containing protein 41-like has translation MEEVVVQNLFNGAREAMIEAARELSKLSSKQRHNLAERGVISPLIMMLHSQDYEAIEAALFALVYLTFGSERNKIRIVKSGAIPVLLSLLQCQNEALIELTLAAMFILSSCTANKLAIASSGTIQHLIQFLNEGVNNMNSISMKAKLDAIATLHNLSTCDQIIPSIAPSGLLSSILQLIYNSEKSLELVEKIMGLLQHIVSSSESALCEIASTHGVICAMVETMEDGSPQCKEHAVGILLLICQSNKERYRGLILREGVMPGLLQLSVHGTWRAKDMARELLLLLRDCSSYSLRNEQPKVELIEAIMQEIDARENMDMTTLIEMMEKWNNGKYKKNRKVGVRKRFLL, from the exons ATGGAGGAAGTGGTGGTACAAAATCTTTTTAATGGTGCTAGAGAAGCAATGATTGAAGCGGCTAGAGAACTCAGTAAACTTAGTAGTAAGCAGAGGCACAATTTGGCTGAAAGAGGTGTTATCTCTCCTTTGATTATGATGCTTCATTCGCAAGATTATGAGGCCATTGAAGCTGCTCTGTTTGCTCTCGTCTACCTTACTTTTGGCAGTGAACG aaacAAGATCCGCATTGTGAAATCTGGGGCCATACCAGTCTTGCTGAGCCTCCTTCAATGTCAAAATGAAGCACTGATTGAGCTCACATTAGCAGCAATGTTCATCCTCTCTTCTTGCACAGCAAACAAGCTAGCAATCGCTTCATCTGGGACCATCCAGCACTTAATACAGTTTCTCAATGAAGGTGTTAACAACATGAATAGCATTAGCATGAAAGCCAAGCTCGACGCCATAGCCACACTCCACAATCTCTCAACTTGTGACCAGATTATTCCTTCAATTGCCCCTTCTGGTTTATTATCTTCCATCCTTCAATTAATCTACAACTCGGAAAAGTCATTGGAGTTGGTTGAAAAGATAATGGGGCTACTTCAGCATATCGTTTCCTCATCAGAAAGTGCACTTTGTGAAATTGCTAGCACACATGGTGTCATTTGTGCAATGGTTGAAACTATGGAGGATGGTTCTCCACAATGCAAAGAGCATGCAGTGGGAATCCTCTTGCTTATATGCCAGAGCAATAAAGAAAGATATAGAGGTTTGATTTTAAGGGAAGGAGTGATGCCAGGGCTACTTCAGTTGAGTGTACATGGGACATGGAGGGCGAAAGATATGGCTAGAGAATTGTTGTTGCTTCTGAGGGATTGCTCAAGTTATAGTTTAAGAAATGAACAACCAAAGGTTGAGCTTATAGAGGCAATCATGCAAGAAATTGATGCAAGAGAGAACATGGATATGACAACACTAATAGAGATGATGGAAAAGTGGAATAAtggaaaatataagaagaatagAAAAGTTGGAGTTAGGAAAAgatttttgttatga